From Weissella confusa, a single genomic window includes:
- a CDS encoding TetR/AcrR family transcriptional regulator, giving the protein MNREEKKALTRRQLIDVATRLFQQHGIHNTDLKTIAAEAGVSVVTFYKYFDSKETLIGTIAAEQLNALFDQIMAITHQTDLRFIEKIKAFATLSQQKQQEIATTFGDEMMQLLEKDDSAVRAVAESRRDEFFEAIIEQGRDEGFFNTNVSTTAIRVYIDMFVTYPNVQASLASGNGLTRRELDAQLEELFFFGLMGSVDAAHRDQLNEIRKQQKG; this is encoded by the coding sequence ATGAATCGTGAAGAAAAAAAGGCGCTCACCAGGCGACAACTCATCGACGTCGCCACACGTCTATTCCAACAGCACGGTATCCATAACACTGATTTAAAAACAATCGCTGCCGAAGCCGGCGTGTCTGTGGTCACCTTTTACAAGTACTTTGACAGCAAAGAAACGTTGATTGGGACAATCGCTGCCGAACAACTAAATGCGTTGTTCGATCAGATTATGGCAATCACCCACCAAACTGATTTACGTTTCATTGAAAAAATCAAAGCCTTCGCCACGCTGTCTCAACAAAAACAGCAGGAAATTGCAACGACGTTTGGGGATGAAATGATGCAACTGCTCGAGAAAGACGATTCAGCTGTCCGGGCAGTTGCTGAATCCCGTCGCGACGAATTTTTCGAAGCAATCATTGAGCAAGGTCGTGATGAAGGTTTCTTCAACACCAACGTTAGCACAACGGCCATTCGCGTGTACATTGATATGTTTGTGACTTACCCAAATGTTCAAGCCAGTTTGGCATCCGGCAATGGCCTCACTCGCCGAGAATTAGACGCGCAGCTAGAAGAACTTTTCTTCTTTGGCTTGATGGGTTCAGTTGACGCTGCCCACCGCGACCAATTAAACGAAATCCGTAAACAACAAAAGGGATGA
- a CDS encoding ATP-binding cassette domain-containing protein, with product MAFLELKDIRKSYFLGKEEFPVLKGIDLDFELGEFVSILGESGGGKSTLMNIIGGLDREFEGKVTIDGQVLDHKKEKQLDAYRRGTIGYIYQAYNLISHLTVLENVLVSLEMTTLSQKDKITRATELLEKVGLKDQIKKHPNQLSGGQKQRVAIARALASDPKIIIADEPTGALDSKNTAEVLEILDEIAQEGKLVIAVTHSQEVADHGTRIVHLADGQIDADTRLKPAYELPADDTRLADRPLPAVTSFRNAFKHLTYNFWRNSLIMIGTAIGLFAVMLFTGLGNGVKAYINDQVNSLANPTAVTVARHQGENGGVGQTSGATAGVDMDKTTISDDQIKKIKANKYVKTLQKGYQAGNVQANLEGKDYSLGTVQTWSATYQKKLIKAGHVPGKNEILVDKKTVAKKFDTKDWKSVVGKTMTVKWMTVKSDGMTPVEINKTFKIAGVIDAGQAGTANVTTASTIEDAYKEAGADTRALFVTVRVKNTDDVKAFQKDINKMKGEDGKRLFQAVTVGSILDTINTIVSLATNVLAAIAGISLVVSALMIIVTMFMSVSERTKEIGILRALGESKKDVRNLFTSESLLIGLASFVLALILAFGIGALLNSALYSIAKFDMIQISVGNVVMTLILALVISFLAALLPARRAAKLNPIDALSAD from the coding sequence ATGGCATTTTTAGAGTTAAAAGATATTCGCAAGTCATACTTCCTAGGTAAGGAAGAGTTCCCTGTTTTGAAGGGCATTGACTTGGATTTCGAATTGGGTGAGTTTGTTTCAATCCTTGGAGAATCTGGTGGTGGTAAGTCAACGTTGATGAACATCATCGGTGGGTTGGACCGTGAGTTCGAAGGCAAGGTTACGATTGACGGCCAAGTATTGGATCACAAGAAGGAAAAGCAATTGGATGCTTACCGTCGTGGTACGATTGGTTACATCTACCAAGCTTACAACTTGATTAGTCACTTGACGGTTTTGGAAAACGTCTTGGTTTCTTTGGAAATGACGACGTTGAGCCAAAAGGACAAGATTACACGTGCCACGGAATTGTTGGAGAAGGTTGGTCTTAAGGATCAAATTAAGAAGCACCCAAACCAATTGTCTGGTGGACAAAAGCAGCGTGTCGCAATTGCGCGTGCGTTGGCTTCTGACCCAAAGATTATCATTGCCGACGAGCCAACCGGTGCGTTGGATTCAAAGAACACGGCTGAAGTCTTGGAAATCTTGGATGAAATTGCCCAAGAAGGGAAGTTAGTTATCGCGGTTACCCACTCACAAGAAGTGGCTGATCACGGAACGCGCATTGTGCACTTGGCTGATGGCCAAATCGATGCCGACACGCGTTTGAAGCCGGCATACGAGTTGCCAGCTGATGATACGCGTTTGGCAGATCGTCCATTGCCAGCAGTTACATCATTCCGAAATGCGTTCAAGCATCTGACGTACAACTTCTGGCGTAATTCATTGATTATGATTGGAACAGCGATTGGGTTGTTTGCCGTGATGTTGTTCACCGGTTTGGGAAATGGGGTTAAGGCCTACATTAACGACCAGGTTAACTCATTGGCAAACCCAACGGCTGTTACGGTCGCGCGTCACCAAGGCGAAAACGGCGGTGTCGGTCAAACGTCTGGCGCAACAGCCGGCGTTGATATGGACAAGACGACAATTTCAGACGATCAAATCAAGAAGATTAAGGCCAACAAGTACGTGAAGACGTTGCAAAAGGGTTATCAAGCCGGCAACGTGCAAGCGAACCTTGAAGGCAAGGATTACTCACTTGGTACCGTACAAACTTGGTCAGCAACTTATCAAAAGAAGTTGATTAAGGCTGGTCACGTACCTGGCAAGAATGAAATCTTGGTTGATAAGAAGACTGTCGCAAAGAAGTTTGACACTAAGGACTGGAAGTCAGTTGTTGGTAAGACAATGACGGTTAAGTGGATGACGGTCAAGTCTGATGGTATGACGCCAGTTGAAATTAACAAGACGTTCAAGATTGCGGGTGTTATCGACGCTGGTCAAGCTGGAACGGCAAACGTGACGACAGCAAGCACGATTGAAGATGCCTACAAGGAAGCTGGTGCGGATACCCGTGCGTTGTTCGTAACGGTTCGTGTGAAGAACACGGATGACGTTAAGGCCTTCCAAAAGGACATTAACAAGATGAAGGGTGAGGATGGTAAGCGTTTGTTCCAAGCGGTAACGGTTGGTTCAATCTTGGATACCATCAACACAATCGTCTCATTGGCAACCAATGTCTTGGCTGCAATTGCTGGTATCTCATTGGTCGTATCTGCTTTGATGATTATTGTCACGATGTTCATGTCAGTTTCAGAGCGTACGAAGGAAATCGGAATTCTCCGTGCCTTGGGGGAAAGCAAGAAGGATGTTCGTAACTTGTTTACGTCAGAGTCTTTGCTAATTGGTTTGGCAAGTTTCGTTTTGGCGCTTATTTTGGCCTTTGGAATCGGTGCGCTATTGAACTCAGCTTTGTACAGCATTGCGAAGTTTGACATGATTCAAATTTCAGTTGGTAATGTTGTCATGACGTTGATCTTGGCATTGGTCATTTCATTCTTGGCCGCTTTGTTGCCAGCTCGTCGCGCAGCAAAGTTGAACCCAATCGATGCCTTGTCTGCAGACTAA
- a CDS encoding 3-hydroxyacyl-CoA dehydrogenase, which translates to MSYQKVTIVGGGTLGSQIAYVSAFHGKDVTVWGRSESSLEKAQARVARWEEGVRRDLHATDEQIAAAREHLTYVTDLGEALAGADLVIEALPEAPATKTEFYEKFAKLAEPQTVVATNSSTLLPSAFAEATGRPEKFLAYHFANEIWKNNTAEIMPHPGTAPELPATFEEYSREIGMVPIMVKKEQPGYVLNSLLVPLLDAGSQLWAKEIADPETIDKTWMIATGAPAGPFAIMDTVGLNTVYAINIMNPEPSHQEIAKKVKAMIDAGHIGVESGEGFYKYPNPAYLAPGFLK; encoded by the coding sequence ATGTCATATCAAAAAGTAACAATCGTTGGTGGTGGAACGCTAGGGTCACAAATTGCCTATGTATCCGCATTCCATGGGAAGGACGTCACGGTTTGGGGACGTTCTGAATCATCATTGGAAAAGGCACAAGCACGTGTTGCGCGTTGGGAAGAGGGTGTCCGTCGCGATTTGCATGCGACTGATGAACAAATTGCGGCTGCCCGTGAGCATTTGACGTACGTCACGGATTTGGGCGAGGCACTTGCTGGCGCTGATTTGGTGATCGAAGCGTTGCCAGAAGCGCCTGCTACAAAGACTGAGTTCTACGAAAAGTTTGCGAAGTTGGCCGAACCACAAACGGTCGTGGCCACGAACTCTTCAACGTTGTTGCCATCAGCCTTTGCTGAAGCAACTGGTCGACCAGAAAAGTTCTTGGCCTACCACTTTGCTAACGAAATTTGGAAGAATAACACGGCCGAAATCATGCCACACCCAGGCACTGCGCCTGAATTACCAGCGACATTTGAGGAATACTCACGTGAGATTGGTATGGTGCCAATCATGGTTAAGAAGGAGCAACCTGGTTATGTCTTGAACTCATTGCTTGTGCCGTTGCTTGATGCCGGTTCACAACTTTGGGCAAAGGAAATTGCGGATCCAGAGACAATCGACAAGACATGGATGATTGCCACGGGAGCCCCAGCCGGACCGTTTGCTATCATGGACACAGTTGGGTTGAATACTGTTTACGCTATTAATATCATGAACCCAGAGCCATCACACCAAGAAATTGCTAAAAAGGTGAAGGCGATGATTGATGCAGGACATATTGGTGTTGAATCAGGAGAAGGGTTCTATAAGTACCCTAATCCAGCATATCTAGCGCCTGGATTCTTGAAGTAA
- a CDS encoding KxYKxGKxW signal peptide domain-containing protein, producing MFGKMQNRGEQNVHFKMYKDGKRWVTRGLALGAVSLMVVAPIATTNLQLTHVKDAIAATTKRSLSQAEATQIDKLQNVIDNYRHVQDMTGTSAVWQGDLAGAITKATNMIQTIKSGHYTQANGSYSDGMPFADQQVQFQVDRVEDYALAIEVAYIREHNAAWYDKVKNGEVFADIHTDYLPGYSALADDGFPWMKHYLLEIVNGYLNETGKTTVGEADKPATPDNPATSEAVDEPVYVAESSAVDSALSVTDSGYYDNTAKTSTAVDDGVSVSGSDYYDNTAVTSSAVDEPVYVAESSAVDSALSVTDSGYYDNTAKTSSAVDDAVSVSGSDYYDNTAVTSSAVDEPVYVAESSAVDSALSVTDSGYYDNTAKTSTAVDDGVSVSGSDYYDNTAATSSAVDEPIYVAESSAVDADPVSVTDSDYYDNTAVTSSAVDEPVYVEQSSAVDSALSVTDSGYYDNTAKTSSAVDDAVSVSGSDYYDNTAVTSSAVDEPVYVAQSSAVDSALSVTDSGYYDNTAKTSSAVDDAVSVSGSDYYDNTAVTSSAVDADPVSVTGSDYYDNTAVTSSAVDEPVYVAQSSSVDSALSVTDSGYYDNTAKTSTAVDDGVSVSDSDYYDNTNASSSAVTVAPANVGETSVATSSVDSDDVDVTTVANSSDSLVNVPASTVASSSTVLGNVVNLTSNAMTNVSTNNASASANMSNGVATSNGQATGVATNGAGNVSAPANGSNADRISVKANATVQNTTPQALKMLHASDDKQFDTLERSHVTETLLSVIIAIIAALMYKFLRNNKRDEADDVLAEEDERLFSDVAKISKIKK from the coding sequence GTGTTTGGAAAGATGCAAAATCGTGGTGAACAAAACGTTCACTTTAAGATGTATAAGGATGGTAAGCGTTGGGTAACGCGTGGGCTTGCCTTAGGTGCTGTTAGTTTGATGGTAGTCGCACCAATTGCGACGACTAATTTGCAATTGACGCACGTTAAGGATGCAATTGCTGCGACGACTAAGCGTTCGTTGTCTCAAGCGGAAGCAACGCAAATTGATAAGTTACAAAATGTTATCGATAACTACCGTCACGTACAAGACATGACGGGAACTAGCGCTGTGTGGCAAGGTGATTTGGCGGGGGCCATCACTAAGGCAACTAACATGATTCAGACAATTAAGTCTGGTCATTACACACAAGCAAATGGTTCTTACAGTGACGGGATGCCTTTTGCTGACCAACAGGTTCAATTCCAAGTTGATCGTGTAGAAGACTATGCCCTTGCAATTGAAGTTGCTTACATTCGTGAGCACAATGCAGCTTGGTATGACAAGGTAAAGAATGGTGAAGTGTTCGCTGACATTCACACCGATTATTTGCCTGGCTACTCAGCTTTGGCAGATGATGGTTTTCCATGGATGAAGCACTATTTGTTGGAAATCGTTAACGGCTACTTGAATGAAACCGGGAAGACGACCGTTGGTGAAGCAGACAAGCCTGCAACGCCAGACAATCCTGCAACATCAGAGGCAGTCGACGAACCGGTTTACGTAGCGGAATCATCAGCGGTAGATTCAGCATTGTCAGTAACAGATTCAGGTTACTACGACAACACAGCGAAGACATCAACTGCGGTAGATGATGGCGTATCAGTATCTGGATCAGACTATTATGACAATACAGCTGTAACGTCATCAGCAGTCGACGAGCCAGTTTATGTTGCAGAGTCATCAGCAGTAGATTCAGCGTTGTCAGTAACTGACTCAGGTTACTACGACAACACAGCGAAGACATCAAGTGCAGTCGACGATGCGGTTTCAGTATCCGGATCGGACTATTACGATAATACAGCTGTAACGTCATCAGCAGTTGATGAACCAGTGTACGTCGCAGAGTCATCGGCAGTAGATTCAGCGTTGTCAGTAACAGATTCAGGTTACTACGACAATACAGCAAAGACATCAACTGCGGTAGATGATGGCGTATCAGTATCCGGCTCAGACTATTATGACAATACAGCGGCAACGTCATCCGCCGTGGACGAACCAATTTACGTAGCAGAATCATCAGCGGTAGATGCAGATCCTGTTTCAGTGACGGATTCAGATTACTATGACAATACAGCCGTAACGTCATCAGCAGTTGACGAGCCAGTGTACGTTGAACAATCATCAGCAGTAGATTCAGCGTTGTCAGTAACCGATTCAGGTTACTACGACAACACAGCAAAGACATCAAGTGCGGTAGACGATGCTGTATCAGTATCCGGTTCGGATTATTATGATAATACAGCCGTAACATCATCAGCAGTTGACGAGCCAGTTTATGTTGCGCAATCATCAGCAGTAGACTCAGCGTTGTCAGTAACTGACTCAGGTTACTATGACAACACAGCGAAGACATCAAGTGCAGTCGACGATGCGGTTTCAGTATCTGGATCAGACTATTATGACAATACAGCTGTAACGTCATCAGCAGTCGATGCAGATCCTGTATCAGTGACGGGTTCAGATTACTATGACAATACGGCCGTGACGTCATCAGCTGTTGACGAGCCAGTTTATGTTGCGCAATCATCATCAGTAGATTCAGCATTGTCAGTAACTGACTCAGGTTACTACGACAACACAGCGAAGACATCAACTGCGGTAGACGATGGCGTATCTGTTTCAGACTCAGATTATTACGACAATACAAACGCGTCATCATCAGCTGTGACTGTCGCCCCTGCAAATGTGGGCGAGACATCAGTTGCTACGTCATCAGTTGATTCAGATGATGTTGATGTTACGACAGTAGCTAATTCTTCAGATTCATTGGTGAACGTACCTGCATCAACGGTTGCTTCATCAAGCACTGTTTTGGGAAATGTTGTTAATTTGACATCTAATGCTATGACTAATGTGTCAACTAATAACGCAAGTGCGTCAGCAAACATGTCGAATGGTGTCGCTACAAGTAATGGACAAGCCACTGGCGTAGCTACAAACGGTGCGGGCAACGTATCTGCTCCTGCAAATGGATCAAATGCAGATAGGATTAGCGTTAAGGCTAATGCCACTGTTCAAAACACGACCCCTCAAGCGCTTAAGATGCTACATGCAAGTGATGATAAGCAATTCGATACGCTTGAGCGTTCACACGTCACGGAGACATTGTTGTCAGTGATTATTGCGATTATCGCTGCGTTGATGTACAAGTTCTTGCGTAATAACAAGCGCGACGAAGCAGATGATGTGTTAGCTGAAGAAGACGAACGCTTGTTCAGCGATGTTGCAAAGATTTCAAAAATTAAGAAGTAA
- the nagA gene encoding N-acetylglucosamine-6-phosphate deacetylase, with the protein MSTVLTHATIYTGEQEVPVIKDAYIRFDKQIEAMGPMSELVVTSADNVVRADRKVIVPGFIDVHTHGAYGFDTMDGVTEDIIKMVHGQISEGITSVFPTTMTQAVDNISKSMEAVNEAAKQEPAIVGVHLEGPFINPHFKGAQPEEHIIAPSIELVKKWNELSGNRVRLITYAPEQAEDVRAFEDYLADNNIIGSIGHSNATRDFLQHNSKASHITHLYNAQRPMSHREPGVTGHAMLEDNIRTELIVDGFHVYPDMVNMAYKLKTANRIDLITDSMRAKGLGDGESELGGQKVWVKDKQARLEDGTLAGSVLEFDDAFRNVMAFTGASIEEAIQMASVNQAVEFGLTSKGTLTIGKDADLNVFSADLTSLEATYSLGRHFSKADAPTAED; encoded by the coding sequence ATGAGTACAGTTTTGACACACGCAACTATCTATACCGGCGAGCAAGAAGTGCCAGTAATTAAGGATGCTTACATCCGTTTCGACAAGCAAATCGAAGCGATGGGACCAATGAGTGAATTGGTTGTGACATCAGCTGACAATGTCGTACGTGCGGATCGTAAGGTGATTGTTCCTGGTTTCATCGACGTACACACACACGGTGCGTACGGCTTTGATACGATGGACGGTGTCACAGAAGATATCATTAAGATGGTTCACGGCCAAATTTCAGAAGGAATTACGTCAGTCTTTCCAACGACGATGACGCAAGCTGTGGACAACATCTCAAAGTCAATGGAAGCCGTAAATGAAGCTGCCAAGCAAGAACCAGCAATCGTTGGTGTGCACTTGGAAGGCCCATTTATCAACCCGCACTTTAAGGGGGCGCAACCAGAGGAACACATCATTGCGCCAAGCATTGAATTGGTCAAGAAGTGGAACGAATTGTCAGGTAACCGCGTACGTTTGATTACGTACGCCCCAGAGCAAGCTGAAGACGTGCGTGCTTTTGAGGATTACCTGGCTGATAACAACATTATCGGCTCAATCGGTCACTCAAACGCCACCCGTGATTTCTTGCAACACAATTCAAAGGCAAGCCACATCACACACTTGTATAACGCACAACGTCCAATGTCACACCGCGAACCTGGTGTGACGGGACACGCCATGTTGGAAGATAACATCCGCACGGAATTGATTGTGGATGGCTTCCACGTTTACCCTGACATGGTTAACATGGCCTACAAGTTGAAGACGGCTAACCGTATTGATTTGATTACGGATTCAATGCGTGCCAAGGGACTTGGGGATGGTGAATCAGAGCTAGGTGGTCAAAAGGTTTGGGTGAAGGATAAGCAAGCCCGTCTTGAAGATGGCACTTTGGCTGGATCAGTGCTTGAGTTCGATGATGCTTTCCGCAATGTGATGGCCTTTACGGGTGCATCAATTGAAGAAGCAATTCAAATGGCGTCAGTTAACCAAGCGGTTGAGTTTGGTTTGACGAGCAAGGGAACGTTGACGATTGGCAAGGATGCGGATTTGAACGTATTTAGCGCAGATTTGACATCTTTGGAAGCAACTTATAGTTTGGGTCGTCACTTCTCAAAGGCTGACGCTCCGACTGCGGAGGACTAA
- a CDS encoding GntR family transcriptional regulator produces the protein MGAPVYIQIHDEISEAIEAGRWVPGDKIPAERELAEQFGVSRMTLRQAVMMLVDEGVLERRVGSGTYVAERKVQEQLNGVTSFTEMMAAAGKVATSRTISFHIGKASNSEQEQLQLGEDGQVLRMERVRYGNDEPIAFEVASIPATLVDGLARESLTNSLYRTLSEERGLKIGRAQQTVTAAAVTERISEYLGIKRGDPVLVMRQITFDTNDRPFEYVRTQYVGSRFEFFLEK, from the coding sequence ATGGGCGCACCCGTATATATTCAAATTCACGATGAAATCAGTGAAGCTATTGAAGCTGGCCGTTGGGTACCAGGTGACAAGATTCCGGCTGAACGTGAGTTGGCTGAACAATTTGGCGTCTCACGCATGACGTTGCGTCAAGCAGTGATGATGCTAGTAGACGAAGGTGTTTTGGAACGGCGAGTTGGGTCAGGAACGTATGTTGCTGAACGCAAGGTGCAAGAACAGTTGAACGGCGTTACGTCATTCACTGAAATGATGGCAGCAGCTGGTAAAGTTGCAACATCACGTACGATTTCCTTCCATATCGGCAAGGCATCAAACTCTGAACAAGAGCAGCTACAACTAGGTGAAGATGGCCAGGTGCTTCGCATGGAGCGTGTTCGTTACGGTAATGATGAACCGATTGCGTTTGAAGTTGCCTCAATTCCAGCAACCTTGGTTGACGGATTGGCGCGTGAAAGCCTCACAAACTCACTGTATCGAACACTTTCTGAAGAACGTGGTCTAAAGATTGGCCGTGCGCAACAAACGGTGACGGCTGCGGCTGTTACGGAACGCATTTCTGAATATTTAGGCATTAAACGAGGCGATCCGGTCTTGGTCATGCGACAAATTACGTTTGACACAAACGATCGCCCATTCGAGTACGTTCGTACCCAATATGTTGGGTCTCGTTTCGAATTCTTTTTGGAAAAATAA
- a CDS encoding DUF1097 domain-containing protein — protein MHKLNPTIALALFVATIPSLWAVAAPFVGVTVGAAALITGGFFVASGNDPKNKWRELFGMWLGIPWGMMAVTFPGLTGWPKTTLFVTLFVLGALAVLISGMPGIRNWVDTAAWLTGWAISIIILSLNGGPAKFGTMPLQIAGAMLAGIFIVGVLGRVIVDALSKQN, from the coding sequence ATGCATAAGTTAAATCCAACAATTGCTTTGGCATTGTTTGTGGCGACCATTCCATCCCTTTGGGCGGTTGCAGCACCGTTTGTTGGTGTGACGGTTGGAGCTGCTGCCTTGATTACAGGTGGGTTCTTTGTGGCGTCAGGTAACGATCCTAAGAACAAGTGGCGTGAGCTATTTGGTATGTGGCTTGGAATTCCTTGGGGAATGATGGCCGTGACGTTCCCAGGATTGACAGGCTGGCCTAAGACAACGCTATTTGTGACCTTGTTCGTCCTAGGTGCATTAGCCGTTTTGATTTCTGGTATGCCAGGCATTCGTAACTGGGTTGATACGGCAGCTTGGTTGACTGGTTGGGCAATTTCAATCATTATTTTGAGCTTGAACGGTGGACCTGCTAAGTTTGGTACGATGCCATTGCAAATTGCTGGTGCGATGCTGGCTGGTATTTTCATCGTTGGCGTTTTGGGCCGTGTCATCGTTGATGCGCTTTCAAAGCAAAACTAA
- the rpsD gene encoding 30S ribosomal protein S4, translated as MSRYTGPKFRVSRRLGVSLSGTGKEIARRNYAPGDHGAGRRAKISDYGMQLAEKQKVRFTYGLTERQFHNLFNKAGKIRKGTHGENFIVLLERRLDNIVYRLGLASTRQQARQLVNHGHILVDGKRVDIPSYEVTVGQEISVREKSQKNVYIQASLEATAGTLPFVEFNKDEMKGSLVRLPERSELDHDYNENLIVEYYNKLG; from the coding sequence ATGTCACGTTATACTGGACCTAAGTTCCGTGTTTCACGTCGTTTGGGTGTTTCTTTGTCAGGTACTGGTAAGGAAATTGCTCGTCGTAACTACGCCCCTGGAGATCACGGTGCCGGCCGCCGCGCAAAGATTTCTGATTACGGTATGCAATTGGCTGAAAAGCAAAAGGTACGTTTCACGTACGGTTTGACTGAGCGCCAATTCCACAACTTGTTTAACAAGGCTGGTAAGATCCGTAAGGGTACGCACGGTGAAAACTTCATCGTATTGTTGGAGCGTCGTTTGGACAACATTGTTTACCGTTTGGGCTTGGCTTCAACGCGTCAACAAGCACGTCAATTGGTTAACCACGGCCACATCTTGGTTGATGGTAAGCGTGTTGACATTCCTTCATACGAAGTTACTGTAGGTCAAGAGATCTCAGTTCGTGAGAAGTCACAAAAGAACGTTTACATCCAAGCTTCATTGGAAGCTACGGCTGGAACGTTGCCATTCGTTGAGTTCAACAAGGACGAGATGAAGGGTTCATTGGTTCGCTTGCCAGAGCGTTCAGAATTGGACCACGATTACAACGAAAACCTTATCGTTGAATACTACAACAAGTTGGGATAA
- a CDS encoding acyltransferase family protein translates to MEKSVAKKKRVGWLDYGKGILILSVVLVHTIGSLYKTGQFPAAAMGLEMSQRVLFMFVMPVFFAISGYLFKPSTDWRQYITGLGKKLVMLGVPYVVFSVVYVILQNLSSSTVHDRYAISDLLYIGINPVGYLWYLYVYFFILVLFGALTLVIKRKGVLVAVYAVLFALAILGYLPTLYAINQTVLWGATFLVGYLLRSKLQRGQMAVLGSVSLGLIVALWILQGASTWFYDTNFITPANFAMKLLTIPVFFAIFMWLGEMTDKVSNVVRYFGKISLIIYLIHPPVVSIARIVVMKVLGNNLLIDLVLVFVVAMAVSLFGEWLSKKLKLVAFIFYPTRFLPTGMGLNVLAMIKRRFSAE, encoded by the coding sequence ATGGAAAAATCTGTCGCGAAAAAGAAGCGTGTTGGCTGGCTTGATTACGGAAAGGGAATCCTAATTTTAAGCGTTGTCCTCGTTCACACGATTGGTTCGCTCTATAAAACAGGGCAATTTCCAGCAGCTGCTATGGGGCTGGAGATGTCGCAACGTGTCCTGTTTATGTTTGTTATGCCGGTGTTTTTTGCCATTTCGGGGTACTTGTTCAAACCTTCGACTGACTGGCGTCAATACATAACGGGGTTGGGAAAGAAGTTGGTGATGCTGGGCGTACCGTATGTTGTCTTTTCGGTTGTCTATGTCATCCTGCAAAATCTATCATCATCTACAGTGCATGATCGATACGCAATTAGTGATTTGTTGTACATCGGCATCAATCCAGTAGGGTATTTATGGTACTTGTACGTCTACTTCTTTATCTTGGTGCTCTTCGGTGCGTTGACTTTGGTCATTAAGCGTAAAGGCGTGCTGGTCGCCGTCTATGCGGTCCTGTTTGCATTGGCAATTTTGGGATACTTGCCAACGTTATATGCGATTAACCAAACGGTACTTTGGGGCGCAACGTTCTTAGTTGGTTACTTACTACGTTCAAAGTTGCAGCGTGGCCAGATGGCTGTGTTGGGTAGTGTGTCATTGGGACTGATTGTCGCTTTGTGGATTTTGCAAGGGGCGTCAACTTGGTTTTACGACACGAACTTCATTACACCGGCTAACTTTGCGATGAAGCTTTTGACGATTCCGGTCTTCTTCGCGATTTTTATGTGGCTTGGTGAAATGACGGATAAAGTTTCAAATGTGGTGCGTTACTTTGGTAAGATTTCGCTTATCATTTATTTGATTCACCCACCGGTTGTATCAATTGCCCGTATTGTTGTGATGAAGGTGCTAGGCAACAATTTGTTGATCGACTTAGTACTTGTCTTTGTGGTTGCGATGGCAGTAAGCTTGTTTGGTGAGTGGCTCTCAAAGAAGTTGAAGCTAGTGGCGTTTATCTTTTATCCAACACGGTTCCTGCCAACGGGAATGGGATTAAACGTATTGGCAATGATTAAGCGTCGTTTCTCTGCTGAATAA